In Aptenodytes patagonicus chromosome 9, bAptPat1.pri.cur, whole genome shotgun sequence, the DNA window CGCTGGCCGGTGTCCCCCGGGGCGCAGGTCCCACTCAGTCGGACAGGCTCTCTGAGAAGGTCGACTTGGACTTCTGTGTCTGCTCCAGCCGGTTCAGGATGAACTGGCTGGTGTCGATGAAGCGCTCCACACAGTTCACGAAGCACGTCTCGGCCCGGCTGTCCAGCTTCGGACCCGGCTTGTCCATGCACTTCTCCTGCACATAGTGGGGGACCTGTTGGTCCCGGGAGCGCCACGGCCCGACACCCCTCCGCACACCGGGGCCGTGCCTCCTGGGCGTCTCGAGCTCGCGGGCGCACCGCCGTCATCCCCCTCGGGAATCTCATCCTCTACGGTGCATCTAGCCCCCCCTGCCCGGGGCTCTTCCCGTCcagtcccatcccatccccccGGGTCCTCCCTTCCCCgagagcccccccgcccccgggctcACCGGGGCTGGGACTGCTCCCACGGCGGCTCTATTTTGTCCccatctccctccttcccctgggggCAAGGGTCAGCGCGGCGTCCCAGCCCGCCCGTCCCCCCACCGCGAcccgcccccaccccccgccgGTCACCGGAGCCGGCGGCGCCGCTCGCGGGCCGCCCGTACCCAGCAGAGCTCGGTCATCTGGTGCACCAGCTGCTGGAAGCGCTGCTTCTGCGTCTCCACCTCGATGAAGCGCTGGAGCTGGGGGTCGGCGCCGCCCAGCCCGGCGGCGGACGGCGCGTCCATCCCGCTACCGGTACCACCGGTATTACCGGTACCGCCGCGCCGCGACCTTCacgtgccgcgccgcgccgccgccgcgcatgCGCCCCGGCCGCAGCGCGCATGCACCGCGCATGCGCCAAGCCCACCCCttccgcgcgcgcgcgcgctacGCATGCTCGCTCGCCCGCCGCgcgccccctgccggcggggcggagcggatgTGCGGCGGCGCCGGCGCGCGGCGGCAGCGGAGGAGGTGTCCGCGTTGGGAACTGTTTATTGTGCAcaggcccggcccgccgccggctgcggagcccggcggggctggCCGAGACCGCGGCCGTCAGGGGCCCCGCCTCTGCCCTTGGCTGCGAGGGGCCCTGCCGGTGACAGGGGCTGCGGTGGCGGCCGTGAGGACCCCTCAGGCCCCTGCTTGCCCGGGGGGTGGCCAGTGCCGAGTCCGTGACAGCGGTGCTGAGGTACCGTCCAGTGCGCAGGTCCGTCCCGGCGGGCAGTGGGGCAGCACCAGCCCAGTAGTACCAGCCACCAGCACCAGGCAGGGATCAGCGGTCTGGGCCGGCCCAGGGGTCAGGGCTCCTCATCAGTGATGTCCAGGATGCTGCCCAGCAGCGTGGTGAAGGTTGGGCGCTCCTCGGCCTTCTGCCGTGCGAGAGGGGGGAATCCCTGCTGGAGCCTGCCAGCCACCCCACTGCTCTCCGCACCCCGGCGGAGCCGCAGAGCATGTCAGCCCCCCCAGAGCAGCTGGGGGTGATCACCGAGGGTGAGAGCAACCTACCTCATGCCAGCAGCTGTACATGATGGCGTAGACCCGCTCTGAGGCCTGCTGCGGCCGGTAGAGGCGCAGGCCTTGGATGACGTGCTCTGTTGTCTCGCTGTTATTAAACCTCTCATAAGGCATCTTTCCCAGAGAGTAAACTTCCCACATCAGAACGCCTGTTAGAGGAAATGGTAGGGACAGTTCATGGCACGGGAGCGCCTGTGCCTGAAGCTGGTTTGCAGAGGACCTCACTGTTGTGGGGCACCCTCTCTTCCCGATGTCCGAGTCATT includes these proteins:
- the TIMM8A gene encoding mitochondrial import inner membrane translocase subunit Tim8 A; the encoded protein is MDAPSAAGLGGADPQLQRFIEVETQKQRFQQLVHQMTELCWEKCMDKPGPKLDSRAETCFVNCVERFIDTSQFILNRLEQTQKSKSTFSESLSD